The following coding sequences are from one Lysinibacillus sp. FSL W8-0992 window:
- the trpS gene encoding tryptophan--tRNA ligase, with amino-acid sequence MTTIFSGVQPTGIVTLGNYLGAFKQFPALQDEGNAIYCIVDQHAITVAQDPKELRQNIRNLAATYIATGIDPQKSTLFIQSEVPAHAQAGWMLQCVASIGELERMTQFKDKSHGKETVSAALLTYPPLMAADILLYNTNIVPVGDDQKQHIELTRDLAERFNKRFGEVLTIPEIQLPKAGARIKSLQEPTKKMSKSDPNTKATIKLLDTAKDIEKKIKSAVTDSDGIVAFDVENKPGVSNLLTIESAITGVSIDDLVKKYDGIGYGGFKQGVATAVIDHLTPIQERFYNLVESSELDIILDAGAEKANAIASATLKRMEQAMGLGRTRR; translated from the coding sequence ATGACAACAATTTTTTCAGGCGTACAGCCAACTGGTATTGTGACATTAGGAAATTATCTTGGCGCATTCAAGCAATTCCCAGCTTTACAGGATGAAGGGAATGCCATTTATTGTATCGTTGACCAACATGCCATTACTGTTGCGCAAGATCCAAAAGAGCTACGTCAAAACATTCGTAATTTAGCTGCTACTTATATCGCTACTGGTATTGACCCTCAAAAGTCCACACTATTCATCCAATCAGAAGTACCTGCCCATGCCCAAGCAGGATGGATGCTACAATGTGTCGCTTCTATCGGTGAGCTAGAGCGCATGACGCAGTTCAAAGATAAATCCCATGGTAAAGAAACAGTTTCTGCAGCACTTTTAACATATCCACCATTAATGGCGGCTGACATTTTATTATATAACACGAATATTGTTCCTGTAGGAGACGATCAAAAGCAACATATTGAGCTAACACGTGACCTTGCAGAGCGCTTTAACAAACGCTTTGGTGAAGTTTTAACAATTCCTGAAATTCAGTTACCAAAAGCAGGTGCTCGCATTAAATCTTTACAAGAGCCTACAAAAAAAATGAGCAAGTCCGACCCAAATACAAAAGCAACAATTAAGCTTTTAGATACAGCTAAGGATATTGAGAAAAAAATTAAATCAGCAGTAACTGACTCTGATGGTATTGTGGCTTTTGATGTTGAAAATAAACCTGGCGTTTCAAATTTATTAACGATTGAATCGGCTATTACAGGTGTATCTATTGATGATTTAGTGAAAAAATATGATGGTATCGGTTATGGTGGCTTTAAACAAGGTGTGGCGACAGCAGTTATCGATCATCTTACACCAATTCAAGAAAGATTTTATAACCTTGTAGAATCCTCTGAATTAGATATCATTTTAGATGCAGGCGCAGAAAAGGCAAATGCTATTGCTAGCGCAACTTTAAAGCGCATGGAACAAGCTATGGGCTTAGGTCGCACACGTCGCTAA
- the fabF gene encoding beta-ketoacyl-ACP synthase II, translated as MSKRRVVITGIGAVTPLGNSIEETWANIKAGKSGVGELTRLNKDLFAAKIAAEIKDFDIEKYIERKEARKMDRFTHYALAASIMAMEDAQLTIDEELAPRAGVWIGSGIGGMETYEQQFLTFQERGARRVSPFFIPMMIPDMASGQVSIHFGAKGINSCSVTACASGTNSIGDAFKVIERGDADVMISGGAESPIVTMAVAGFCANTALSLNTDPQTASRPFDKNRDGFIIGEGAGIVILEEYEHAKARGAKIYAEVLGYGSTGDAHHITAPAPEGEGAARAMTQALEDGGVDPSQVGYINAHGTSTPYNDLFETQAVKTAFGEHAYKLAMSSTKSMTGHLLGAAGGVEAIFTALALKEGILPPTINLTEPDPECDLDYVPNEAREANIEYAMSNSLGFGGHNASLLFKKIEE; from the coding sequence ATGAGTAAACGACGAGTAGTAATTACAGGAATTGGCGCTGTTACACCACTAGGGAATAGCATCGAAGAAACATGGGCAAACATCAAGGCTGGTAAATCAGGCGTTGGTGAATTAACGCGCTTAAATAAAGATCTATTTGCTGCCAAAATCGCTGCTGAAATAAAAGACTTTGATATTGAAAAGTATATTGAACGTAAAGAAGCTCGCAAAATGGACCGTTTCACGCACTATGCACTAGCAGCGTCTATTATGGCGATGGAAGATGCACAGCTTACAATCGATGAAGAATTAGCACCACGTGCAGGTGTATGGATTGGCTCTGGTATCGGTGGCATGGAAACATATGAACAACAATTTTTAACGTTCCAAGAGCGTGGCGCAAGACGTGTTAGTCCATTCTTTATTCCAATGATGATTCCAGATATGGCTTCAGGTCAAGTGTCTATTCACTTTGGAGCTAAGGGCATCAATTCTTGTTCAGTAACAGCTTGTGCATCAGGTACGAATTCAATTGGTGATGCATTTAAAGTAATTGAACGTGGCGATGCTGATGTGATGATTTCAGGAGGAGCTGAATCACCAATCGTGACGATGGCGGTTGCAGGCTTCTGTGCGAATACAGCATTATCGTTAAATACGGATCCTCAAACAGCTTCTCGTCCATTTGATAAAAATCGTGACGGCTTTATTATTGGTGAAGGTGCAGGGATTGTTATTTTAGAAGAATACGAACATGCAAAAGCGCGTGGCGCAAAAATTTATGCAGAAGTTCTTGGTTACGGTTCAACTGGAGATGCGCATCATATTACTGCACCAGCTCCAGAAGGTGAAGGTGCTGCACGTGCGATGACTCAAGCATTAGAAGATGGTGGAGTAGACCCTTCACAAGTTGGCTATATTAACGCACATGGAACAAGTACACCATACAATGATTTATTTGAAACACAAGCAGTAAAAACTGCTTTTGGAGAACATGCTTATAAATTAGCGATGAGCTCTACTAAATCAATGACAGGTCACTTACTAGGTGCAGCTGGTGGTGTGGAAGCCATTTTTACAGCACTAGCATTGAAAGAGGGCATTTTACCGCCAACAATCAATTTAACAGAGCCAGACCCAGAGTGTGATTTAGATTATGTGCCGAATGAAGCTCGTGAAGCGAACATTGAATATGCAATGAGTAATTCACTTGGTTTTGGTGGTCATAACGCAAGTCTATTATTTAAAAAAATTGAGGAATAA